Proteins encoded within one genomic window of Kibdelosporangium phytohabitans:
- a CDS encoding extracellular solute-binding protein, translating into MGHSLRHRLLAALAGSAHIPDMTMLNDDVAGYFEDADQFVDVNTLGADRLEAQYLPWKWQAGTTPDGRLLGFPVDTGPAALYYRHDLFPQAGFPGEPGDVARAVSTWDDYFAFGTGCSRTPWRSNRASTSTGSTGSSAAKRTFSSRGTVR; encoded by the coding sequence GTGGGCCACAGCCTCCGGCACCGCCTGCTGGCCGCGTTGGCGGGCAGCGCCCACATCCCGGACATGACGATGCTCAACGACGACGTCGCCGGGTACTTCGAGGACGCCGACCAGTTCGTCGACGTGAACACGCTGGGCGCGGACCGGCTCGAAGCCCAGTACCTGCCGTGGAAGTGGCAGGCGGGCACGACACCGGACGGCAGGCTGCTCGGCTTCCCCGTCGACACCGGCCCGGCGGCGTTGTACTACCGGCACGACCTGTTCCCGCAGGCCGGTTTCCCGGGCGAACCGGGCGACGTGGCCCGCGCGGTGTCCACTTGGGACGACTACTTCGCGTTCGGCACCGGGTGTTCACGTACTCCATGGCGCAGCAACCGCGCAAGTACCTCGACCGGGAGCACCGGTTCATCGGCGGCCAAGCGCACGTTCAGCTCGCGTGGGACCGTGCGGTGA
- a CDS encoding carbohydrate ABC transporter permease: MAQQPRKYLDREHRFIGGQAHVQLAWDRAVTAVHRGLTAGYVDTDADSGSVDRHAAWNNGRYAADPQRPFEIVSWLLDPANQARHYVDVGLFPSAPTAFDDPLARRPDPLFGGQITVDVFALAAKDVQPAYFSPQDIDVSNLFTDELVNVEATGKDPGLARRVAIDQPVAAAARCAVTVPGRTTSRKPLRHLPQYLAISPFFVLFAVFGAYPVLYSLYLAFQRGTGSGPAEWVGLSNFEFLVTDLEFWNSIGNTFVIWVMSTVPMTVPALLIAVGLNSSVRFEGLHRIAYFTPNVTSIVAMAIVFGSIFSPEFGILNAFIRWIGLDPVAWLSEAAKVDGAGFFRTFWTVALPIPASRAGVPRDLHVRQHVERLPVAVDRQRGHRQRDPASGAEPAHRPVRRRLQPRHGRYAEGSPPLVDRVPVRGTALHPQHRRGRGERLKGEHVLHRRRVPRKRRPATTFRLHVGRAVAESQRRLAFPPVPHRG, from the coding sequence ATGGCGCAGCAACCGCGCAAGTACCTCGACCGGGAGCACCGGTTCATCGGCGGCCAAGCGCACGTTCAGCTCGCGTGGGACCGTGCGGTGACCGCCGTGCACCGCGGCCTGACGGCCGGGTACGTGGACACCGACGCCGATTCCGGCTCGGTCGACCGGCACGCCGCGTGGAACAACGGCCGGTACGCGGCGGACCCGCAACGCCCGTTCGAGATCGTCAGCTGGCTGCTCGACCCGGCCAACCAGGCACGGCACTACGTCGACGTGGGCCTGTTCCCCTCCGCGCCGACGGCTTTCGACGATCCGCTGGCGCGCAGGCCGGACCCGCTCTTCGGCGGGCAGATCACCGTGGACGTCTTCGCCCTGGCGGCGAAGGACGTCCAACCGGCCTACTTCAGCCCGCAGGACATCGACGTCAGCAACCTCTTCACCGACGAACTGGTGAACGTGGAGGCCACCGGAAAAGACCCAGGGCTGGCGCGACGCGTTGCGATCGATCAACCGGTTGCTGCAGCGGCGAGGTGTGCTGTGACGGTCCCCGGCAGGACGACGTCCCGCAAGCCGTTGCGCCATCTGCCGCAGTACCTGGCGATCTCGCCGTTCTTCGTCCTGTTCGCGGTGTTCGGCGCCTACCCGGTGCTGTACTCGCTGTACCTGGCTTTCCAGCGTGGGACGGGATCGGGGCCGGCCGAGTGGGTCGGGCTGAGCAACTTCGAGTTCCTGGTGACCGACCTGGAGTTCTGGAACTCGATCGGCAACACGTTCGTCATCTGGGTGATGTCGACGGTGCCGATGACCGTGCCGGCGCTGCTGATCGCGGTCGGGCTGAACTCGTCCGTGCGGTTCGAGGGCCTGCACCGGATCGCGTACTTCACGCCGAACGTCACGTCCATCGTGGCCATGGCGATCGTGTTCGGCTCGATCTTCTCGCCGGAGTTCGGCATCCTCAACGCGTTCATCCGCTGGATCGGGCTGGACCCGGTGGCGTGGCTGAGCGAAGCGGCCAAAGTGGATGGCGCCGGGTTCTTCCGCACGTTCTGGACAGTCGCGCTGCCGATCCCCGCGTCCCGCGCTGGCGTTCCTCGGGATCTTCACGTTCGTCAACACGTGGAACGACTACCTGTGGCCGTTGATCGCCAACGTGGACACCGGCAACGTGACCCTGCAAGTGGCGCTGAACCAGCTCATCGGCCTGTGCGGCGCCGACTACAGCCTCGTCATGGCCGGTACGCTGAGGGCAGTCCTCCCCTTGTTGATCGTGTTCCTGTTCGGGGCACGGCACTTCATCCGCAACATCGCCGCGGGCGCGGTGAAAGGCTGAAAGGTGAGCATGTCCTACATCGACGACGTGTCCCCAGGAAACGGCGCCCTGCCACCACGTTCCGCCTTCACGTCGGACGCGCCGTCGCTGAGTCTCAACGGCGACTGGCGTTTCCACCTGTCCCCCACCGCGGCTGA